In Pseudobacter ginsenosidimutans, the following are encoded in one genomic region:
- a CDS encoding COX15/CtaA family protein, which produces MIGVVMLLVQVVLGGITRLTGSGLSITEWNVVTGALPPLSEEAWLNEFNKYQQTPQYHYLNSDFTLKDFKFIFFWEWFHRFWARLIGVVFVVGFVYLAAKKYLKKEMFNPLLILFLFGALQGAIGWIMVASGLTGDAVYVKPTRLALHFIFALGLISYAYWFALELKVTSAQTIVNPSLRKWTWWLLIILFVQLIFGALMAGHKAAIAAPTWPTINGSMIPGGMLRESPALLNFFENKITIHFVHRGLAYLLLVLIIIYSRKLFQVKTNSQPFNKARKFPLVFVLIQVLLGIISVLTAPFIVPSHWGSFEWMAQLHQVTGMLLVLSLVAMLYMVRKTSSSLRA; this is translated from the coding sequence CGGGCTAAGTATCACAGAATGGAATGTTGTTACCGGCGCCCTCCCTCCTCTCTCTGAAGAAGCCTGGCTGAACGAATTCAACAAATACCAGCAAACACCCCAATACCATTATCTCAATTCTGACTTCACTTTAAAAGATTTTAAATTCATCTTCTTCTGGGAATGGTTCCACCGTTTCTGGGCAAGATTGATCGGTGTAGTGTTCGTAGTTGGATTTGTGTATCTCGCAGCAAAGAAATACCTGAAGAAAGAGATGTTCAATCCGCTGCTCATCCTATTCCTTTTCGGAGCCCTGCAGGGCGCCATCGGTTGGATCATGGTGGCCAGTGGCCTCACCGGAGATGCCGTGTATGTGAAACCAACCAGGCTGGCGCTGCACTTCATATTTGCACTCGGATTGATCTCCTACGCATACTGGTTTGCATTGGAACTGAAAGTGACCAGCGCACAAACCATCGTCAATCCATCTTTGAGAAAATGGACATGGTGGCTGCTTATCATTCTTTTTGTACAACTCATTTTCGGTGCGCTCATGGCGGGTCATAAAGCTGCGATTGCCGCCCCCACCTGGCCCACCATCAATGGCAGTATGATACCCGGCGGGATGTTGCGGGAATCCCCGGCCCTTCTCAATTTTTTTGAGAATAAGATCACCATCCACTTTGTGCATCGCGGGCTCGCCTACCTGTTACTCGTATTGATCATCATCTATTCCCGGAAGCTGTTCCAGGTGAAAACAAACAGTCAGCCTTTCAATAAAGCCAGAAAATTTCCGTTGGTATTTGTTTTGATACAGGTATTGCTGGGCATCATTTCAGTACTCACCGCACCATTTATCGTTCCCAGTCACTGGGGAAGTTTTGAATGGATGGCGCAACTGCACCAGGTTACCGGGATGCTATTGGTCTTGAGCCTGGTAGCCATGTTGTACATGGTACGGAAAACCAGTTCCTCATTACGAGCGTAA